Below is a window of bacterium DNA.
CGCGCGGCGAGAGGACGCGGGCGATCTCCGAAAGGGCCGCGCCGAAGTCGGGGATCTCCTCGATCACGTGCTGGATGATCACGAGGTCGAACGAGCCGTCGGCGAACATCGGCATGTGGACGAGATCGGCCTCGAAGTCGATGAAGCCGACCGCGCGTGGATCCTGCGGGTTTCCGGTCTTCCACTTGTCGGTGCAGGTGTAGCGCCAGCCGCGGCGGCGGAGATAGCCGCCGTAGACCTCGGGGCTGAGCGGGGCGACCTCGAGGCAGCGGCCGGGCGCCGCGCTCTCGGGAAGGGACTCGAAGACGGAGACGAGCGCGCGGTGCCGCTCGAGGCTTCCGCACCGCGTGCAGACGGCGTTGGCGCGGCCGCTGAAATCCTGGAACGACGTGGCGCCGCAGATCGGGCAGGGCAGCATCGCATCCTCTCGGGACAGTCGGTCCCGCCTTGGTCATGCAAGAAGAAGGCCATAGGCGGGCGGGGATCGCCGCCGCCGGCTGGCCGCCGAAGCGGGCGAATCCGGCGCGCGGCGCGGCTATCCGCGACCGCGAGGCGTCGGTAAACGGTCCGCGTCTGTCGAATTGTTGACGGACTAAGGATGGATCTCCGGCTGTTTCGTCCGCGGGGCGCTCCCGGAACCGCCCCGCGCCGTCGCCTCTCGTGGCGCCGCCCTTGCTTTGCTTCTGTTCGCACGAGTGTGCGCAAGGGGAGCCACGATGCAGCTGCGGTTCCAAGAGGGAACGGACCGGTTCCAGCTCAACGGCCCGGACGAATTGGCGGAGATCGTCGGCGCCGGCGGACGCCTCGAGTGGGCGCGCGCCGAACGGGCGGTCTTCGCGGGACGGGAACGGCAGTTCGTCGATCTGACGTTCGTCGGCCCGGACGACCGGCGCGTCGTGATCCTGCTCGTGGAACGGATCGCCGACCCCGATCCGGCCTACGTCTTCCCCGCGCGTTTCGCCGCGTCGGGCGCCGCCGATCTGGCGGCGCTGGCGGAGGCGGTGGAAGGCGCGGCCGCGCAGGCGCTCGGCGACGCGCCGTGGCCGGCGAGCTTCCTGCTCGGCCCCGACGGCCCGGCTTCGCTCCTCGCGGTACCCGGCCTCGCGCCGTACGCCGAGGTAATGCCGGCGATCGCCCGCGCCCGCGACGTCGCGCCCGAACTCAAGGCGGACGGCCGCGCCCTGCATCTCGGCGGACCCGACGGCTGGATTCTCGGCGCGTTGCCGGTCGCGGAGCGGGTCGCCGTCGAGGCGTCGCCGCGACGCCGCGAGGCGGCCGGCGCCCTGGCCCGCGGCGGCTTCCGCGCGCTCGCCGCCGATCCACTCGCGCTCGACCTCGGCCGCGGCTTCGATCTCGTCGCCGCGACGATCGAGGATCCGCAGTGGCGCGGCGCCGAACAGCTCCTCGACTCGGTCGTGCGCCACCTGAACCGCGACGGGGCGTTGCTGCTGACCGTGCCGGCGCCCGACCGCCGGCCGACTCTGGCCGACGAGACGCCCGACGGCCGCTGGAGCTTCGAGCAGCTCGACGCCGCGCTGCGGGAGCGGTTCGAAGACGTGGCGTTCTTCTCCCAAGGAGGCGCCGACCTCGAAGCGGCCGCCGCCGCGCGGCCCGGCTTCGATACCGCCGCCGCGACCCTCTGCGCCGTCGCGCGCCGCCCGGCGCGCTTGCGGCCCGCCTGCGACGTCAGCGTCGTCGTGCCGGTCTTCGACAAGATCGAGTACACCGAGCAGTGCCTGCGCAGCCTCGCCGCGAACACCGGCGACGCGCCGTCGTGGGAAGTGATCGTCGTGGACAACGGCAGCTCCGACGGCACGCCGGAGACGCTGGCGCGGATCGCGGCCGAGGAGCCGCGGCTGCGCGTTTGGCGCAACGAAACGAACCTCGGCTTCGCGCGCGCCTGCAACCAAGGGGCGCGGCTCGCGCGCGGACGGATCGTCCTTTTCCTCAACAACGACACCGAGGTCCACCGCGGCTGGCTCGCTCCGCTGGTCGAGGAACTCGACGCCCATCCGGAGACGGGGATCGTCGGCGCGCGCCTGCTCTACGGCGACGGGACGATCCAGCACGCCGGCGTGGCGATCGGCCGCGACCAGATCCCGTTCCACGTCCACTGCCGCAAGGCGGCCGACGACCCGCTGGTCCTCGAGCGGCGGACCTTCCCGATCGTCACCGGCGCCTGCCTCGCCGCGCGGACGGACGAGTTCCTGCGCCGCGGCCTGTTCGACGAGGTGTTCGTCAACGGCCACGAGGACATCGATCTCTGCCTGCGCTTCGGCCGCGCGGGACGCGCCGTCGTCTACCGCCCCGACTCGGTCGTCACGCACCACGAGATGGTCAGCGACGGCCGGCTGAACCACCGCGAGCGGAACCTGATGCGCACGACGGCGCGTTGGCGGGACGCGCTCGTGCAGGACGACTTCCGCTACGCGAGCCGCCTCGTCGACCGCCCGGCCGTCGCGCGGCCGCTCTCCTTCGCGCTCAAGATCGGCCCGCCGACGCGGACCCATTCGAACTGGGGCGACATCTTCTTCGCCGAGGGGATGGCCAAGGCGCTGGAGCGCGCCGGCCACCGCTGCGTCGTCCACTACCTCAACGAGTGGGGCAAGGACGATCTCGACGTCGACGTGACGATCCACATCTCGGGGCTCTCCGAATACCACCCCAAGCCGTGGAACGTGAACCTCCTCTGGATGATCAACCATCCGGGCCGCCACACGAAGGAGGAACTGGCCCGCTACGACTCGCTGCTCGTCGCTTCGCGGCCGCTCGCCCGCCGGCTGCGCCGCGAAGCGGACGTTCCGGTGATCCCGTTCCTGCAGGCGACCGACCCGGAGCACTTCCGCCCGCTGCCGGACGTGAAGCCGTTCTTCGACGTCGTCTTCGTCGGCAACAACAAGGGAGAGGGACGGCTGGGGATGCGGCAGATCGTCGCCGACCTGCTGCCGACGACTCATCGTCTCGGCGTCTGGGGGGCGTGCTGGGACGGGCTGCTGCCGGACGGCGTCTGGCAGGGGACGTTCGTGCCGCACGAGAAGCTGCCCGAGGTCTACAACCTCGGCCGGGTGGCGCTCAACGACCACCAGCCGGAGATGCGGGCCGAGGGGTTCGTCAACAACCGCACCTTCGACGCCGTCGCCTGCGGCGCGACCGTCGTGAGCGATCAGGTCGCCGGGCTCTCCGACGTGCTCGCCGTCCACGCCTACGACAGCCCGCGCGAGCTGAAGCGGATCGTGGACCGCGCGCTCGCCGAGCCGGAGCGCGAGCGGGAGCGCACGGCGCGGCTGCGCGAGCGGGTCCTCGCCGAGTTCACCTTCGACCGCCGCGTCGCGGAGCTGCTCGAACATCTCGCCGCGCTCGGGCCGGCGTTCGAGCGCGCCCGCGCGGCGAAGGCGTCGGCGCGACGCGTGATCGTCGAGGAGAAGCCGCTCGTCTCGATCATGGTCGCCACCTACAACCGCCGCGACTTCCTTCCCGCGACGCTCGACTCGATCCGCGCCCAGTCGTATCCGAACTGGGAGCTGGCGTTGGTCAACGACGGCGGCCCCTCGGTGGCCGACATCGTGGCCGCGGCCGGCGACGAGCGGATCCACCTGATCGAGCTGGAGCGGAACCGCGGCAAAGGGCACGCGATCAACACCGCGTTCGCCGCGACCAAGGGGCCGTTCCTCGCCTATCAGGACGACGACGACACCTGGCGCCCGGACCACCTCGAGAGCCTGCTGCTGCCGCTGACGGCGATTCCCGGGATCGAGTTCGCCTACTCCGGCGCGGTGGACGTGACGTACGACCAGCAGGAGGACGGCGGCTGGCGCGAGGTCAAGCGGCAGCTCGTCTGCAACCGCCAGGTCGTCGGCGCCGACCTGCTTTACGGCAACCAAATCCAGGGGATCGTCGTCGCCCACCGCCGCGAGCTGTTCGAGCGGGTCGGCGGAATGGACGAGAGCCTGCGCGTGCTGATCGACTGGGATCTCTGGCGGCGCATCTGCTCGCTGACCTACCCCTACCACATCGGCCGCCCGACCGCGGACCGGACGCTGCGCGGCTTCCAGCGCACGACCGGCACGGGCCACCTGACGAGCCTGCACAAGACCGATCCCGCCCTCTACGCGTACCAGCGGCTGCGCGTTCTGCGGAAGCCGCTGCCGGCGCCGCCGGACTCGCCGCTGCACGAGAAGGCGGCGGCGTTCAAGCGGCGCGGCCGGCAGGACTTCCTCGTCGCGCTGGCGGAGCGCGACGAGGGGCGCGGCCGGCTCGACCGGGCCGCGCACTGGTACGAGCGGGCGCTCGCGGTCGGCGACGTCAACGTCGCGGTTTGGCGCGGCCTGGCGATGCTGCACCTCAAGCGGCAGCGGCCCGACGAGGCGCTCCCGCTCTTCCTGCTCGCCGCCGACCACCACGCGGCGACGCTGCAGGACTTCCTCTACGCGACCCTCTGCTGCCTCGCGCAGGGGCGGGGCGCGGACGCGCTGAAGGTGCTCGACGCGGCGGAGAAGAAGGCGCCGCAGGCCGTCGAGGCCGCGGGCGCGATCGTGGACGACTACCGCGCGAAGGCGCGGGCGATGATCGGGGCGCGGGTTCCGGCGTAGCGCCGGGACCCCGCCTCGGCTCGGTCTCGCGGCGCGTCGTCGTCCGGCGGCGGCGCGTTCAGGAAACTCGGTAGCGGCGCACCTGGCCGGCGCCGGTGTCGCGCGCCGTGCCGTCCGGCGCGACGACGACGTCCGGCTTGACCTTCCCGATCCAGCGTTCGTGCAGCCGGCGCACGTTGCGCGCGACGCCGCGGAACCGCTCCGG
It encodes the following:
- a CDS encoding glycosyltransferase, with translation MQLRFQEGTDRFQLNGPDELAEIVGAGGRLEWARAERAVFAGRERQFVDLTFVGPDDRRVVILLVERIADPDPAYVFPARFAASGAADLAALAEAVEGAAAQALGDAPWPASFLLGPDGPASLLAVPGLAPYAEVMPAIARARDVAPELKADGRALHLGGPDGWILGALPVAERVAVEASPRRREAAGALARGGFRALAADPLALDLGRGFDLVAATIEDPQWRGAEQLLDSVVRHLNRDGALLLTVPAPDRRPTLADETPDGRWSFEQLDAALRERFEDVAFFSQGGADLEAAAAARPGFDTAAATLCAVARRPARLRPACDVSVVVPVFDKIEYTEQCLRSLAANTGDAPSWEVIVVDNGSSDGTPETLARIAAEEPRLRVWRNETNLGFARACNQGARLARGRIVLFLNNDTEVHRGWLAPLVEELDAHPETGIVGARLLYGDGTIQHAGVAIGRDQIPFHVHCRKAADDPLVLERRTFPIVTGACLAARTDEFLRRGLFDEVFVNGHEDIDLCLRFGRAGRAVVYRPDSVVTHHEMVSDGRLNHRERNLMRTTARWRDALVQDDFRYASRLVDRPAVARPLSFALKIGPPTRTHSNWGDIFFAEGMAKALERAGHRCVVHYLNEWGKDDLDVDVTIHISGLSEYHPKPWNVNLLWMINHPGRHTKEELARYDSLLVASRPLARRLRREADVPVIPFLQATDPEHFRPLPDVKPFFDVVFVGNNKGEGRLGMRQIVADLLPTTHRLGVWGACWDGLLPDGVWQGTFVPHEKLPEVYNLGRVALNDHQPEMRAEGFVNNRTFDAVACGATVVSDQVAGLSDVLAVHAYDSPRELKRIVDRALAEPERERERTARLRERVLAEFTFDRRVAELLEHLAALGPAFERARAAKASARRVIVEEKPLVSIMVATYNRRDFLPATLDSIRAQSYPNWELALVNDGGPSVADIVAAAGDERIHLIELERNRGKGHAINTAFAATKGPFLAYQDDDDTWRPDHLESLLLPLTAIPGIEFAYSGAVDVTYDQQEDGGWREVKRQLVCNRQVVGADLLYGNQIQGIVVAHRRELFERVGGMDESLRVLIDWDLWRRICSLTYPYHIGRPTADRTLRGFQRTTGTGHLTSLHKTDPALYAYQRLRVLRKPLPAPPDSPLHEKAAAFKRRGRQDFLVALAERDEGRGRLDRAAHWYERALAVGDVNVAVWRGLAMLHLKRQRPDEALPLFLLAADHHAATLQDFLYATLCCLAQGRGADALKVLDAAEKKAPQAVEAAGAIVDDYRAKARAMIGARVPA